The genomic segment TTATTTACCTATTCCAAATTCACCTTTTCATGCCACTCCAAAATTTGCAAATACAGACCttatttttagttaatttattgtttgtttcatgaaaaattttattcaaaaataataaataaatatttaaaaaatgctTCGAGAGTTTAAAAATATCGATGTACGTTACTTACAATCCCTGTCATAATACTTACAAATTATCAATTCCTATCCTTAAAAAAGACAAAATAACCTTGAGCGTGCACAATTATCTTCCAAGTTCCAATTCCAAGCCGACTCATCTTTTATCCAGTTTTGGACTCCACATTTCGAAGTTTCGAAGCTAAACAGTATATATTGGTcactttaatatatttttaattttattatgaaaGAATAGctggtttgattaaattttcaatGTGTTTAAAAGAAACCGAGTTAGTAAATCATTTGTCGAGGAGATTCTCCTTAACAAATTCATTTGAGCTGCAATATGAAAATTACTAAACTCATGAAGATATATTAGCAAATTTGAAGTAGAGACAAGAGAAAACTCATTATCCTTAAGACGAATTTGTCTCGCATATGATACTCACGAGATATGATAATCTTCTATCAAGAtacaattatttttaagttgtgatAGTATCACTAAAAATCGCAAGTTCCATAACCTGAAAATGAAGAAAACTTCCTTTTgagaagaaagaagaagaagttcaaAATGAATGCAAATGTTGTTCCTTTGTTTGATCATCTCAAAGTTTTTGTTATGTTGTATCTCTTATTGTTAACTCATTCAGATTGATTGATACTCAAGTCACAAATCTCGAAAATATGACAAACAAACATCTTTTGATGACAATATCCATGAAAACTCGTAAATCTTGATAAATAACAGGAGCCTATGCACCTTCTCTGCTCTGAAATTTCCAGGGCAACAAGGGACTAAGGGAGGCGGCGCCTCTGGAGGTGCCGCTGCCCTGGAAATTCTAGGGCACAAGGGAGGAGTCCCTACTGCCCTGGAACTGGAAATTCTAGGGCACAAGGGAGGAGTCCCTACTGCCCTGGATATTTCCAGGGCACGAATGGGAGCTAAGGCGCCCTGTTTAGGCGTCTTCCTTGTTGTTTAGGAAATTTATCCACAGTTTTTAAGACGCACATTTGAATCTTCTTATTCGATCGAGCtttctttatcttttattttacttaatttttattcattaagCTCAAACATTGTAACGTCGTTTtatttttgcttttttttttattttttgaaatgtctTAGATTTCATATTTGATTTTCTTAATTGTATATTAGTATAAATTTTAATCGATTTTTCTGTATAATAatactaataaaataaataaataaagaagtCATCTCATTAATGAGTTTGATCACAAATGCAATTGTATTAATAAATAACTAAATAAGTCGTCTTATTTATGATACAAAGGGTTTGATCACAAATAGAATTGTCAAAACGAGTTAGCAGGACGAATAATTTGACTCTTTGGTATGTTGAAAAATTATCTACCCAACAAACCTATTTTACCCGACCCGACCCGACCCGACCCGACCCGATAAATATTGTTAATGTTGTATATAATTTGGTGAGTTAAGACCGAGCCGCTCGCAATCGGCACAACCCATCATTAAGCGAACCGACTCACAATTTGacgcataaaaaaaataatccactcaaaaaaatttgtgatcaaattaaatataaataataaatgaaaggGGAGTATGAATGGAGGcataataaaagaaaatggttGCCACTTTTTTCGCACACATTGTTATTGTTCTTTGCTTcacaatttcttcttcttcttcgtttACCTGTCTCAAGGGGCTTATCCTCTCGTTACACAAAGTGTTGGGAGAAATGCCTGAACGATGGTCTTACTCATCAGCAGCCATAGCCGTATCCTAATATCTCACAACACATTCTCGCGTTTGAATTATTCTCTCACCCCTTTTCTGATCTCCAGGCGTAATCCCAAGAATTGGCCTCAAATTTGTAAACTAACTGCTGTCCCGGGGGCGCATTCTTTCGGGTTTGTGAAAGCGAGGAGGGATAAGAATTTCGGGGGTTATTTAGATGAATCGTGGTGTTGTTTGTGTATGCAGAGTGAAGGGGACTTAGAACTGGAGGCGGAAATTATGGAGTTTATGAAGAAATCTGAGAAACCGACGATGTTTCCGACTAGAGACGAGTTGGCTAGAGCTGGAAGAATGGATTTGGTGGAGTCGATAAAGAAGATGGGTGGGTGGTATACGCTTGGCTGGGACGAAGAAAATGTGGAGAAAGATATGGATTTTGATATTGGGGAGTTCCAGAGGAGGGTTGAGAGGATTGGGGAGAGCGTTTCTATGGGAGAACAAGACAACTGTTCTTGGTCTGGGAACGATAAGGAAGATGTCTTTTCCTCTAGTTCGGATTCTAATTCTGAGAATTTGAATTCCGCGCTGCTGACTTCTTCTTCGCCGTCGGGTAGATCCCTGTGAGgtttttatatttgaaattcttCATAATGCCCATGATTTTCACAACTCCACTTTTTCCTTATAATTCTTGATATCATTTTTTTGATTTATTAGTATATATAATCAATATTATGATAACTTGATGATTCAATGTTAACGGAGTGTAAGTCTGTAACTTTGGCCATGAATTAAGGCTTATGGCAAGTAATTTCATAGTTCTGCGTGTACCTCTTTCTCTTTTCATTTCATGTTGCTAGGTAAAAATTTGACTTACAACTGTTTATATTTATGCCCGTTGATTGTAATTGCGGCCCGTTTTCTGAAGATTTTCAATCATCAATCTTAGTCTGAGGTTTTCTGTTGGTTTTTTTTTCCTTAATCACTGTATATTAAATAGTGGCTATATAATTTTACTATTGACATGCATGATGGGAGGACATTTATTCAAATATAACTCTTATGGGAATGATGTTCATAGCGgatattttctttcatggcTCAGAGAGATGAATGCTGCTGCAGATACTGGCATTGAGGGACTATTGAATAGATTAGAGAAGCAGAGGAGTAGCAATTTTGGAGTGGATTTAGAGCAATTTGGATATGGAACTCATGCCACAAGTAAAGATGAGGCGAATAACAATTATTTTGGAACCTCTTTTGATGTGGGTATGTTGATTCTTTTGAATAAGTACAACATTTGTTCACGCAGTCTGGCGATATCCTGTTAAATATTTATTGATTGGAGTTTGGTATATCAAACAGACGAAATTGGGGGAATTATATCTTATATGACTACATGTGTTTATATGTTATTGATCTGTCAGTTGTCTTGACGCCCATGTTTGCGTTCTAAAATATTGGACATTGTGTCTTTTGAATTGTAAAAGCCAGGGTTGATAATGGAGAAAATGGCAGACATCCAACAGGTCTCCGCCACCAAGGTATATATAAACCAGTTGACAAGATGAGCTCAAACTCTGAGCCGGAAACATGGAGAAATTGGAGCAATCAGCGGGCAGGATTCCACTATTCAGAATTTGAAGGTGCTTGGTTTTTACTTGTCTCTTGTTTGGATATTTTAGTCTTTCTGGGTTTTTAACTTCAAGTAATATGCAGCTGCTGAAATTTCTTTTGAAAAAGACATCGTGGAACATGGTAGAGAAACTTATCCTGATACATTAACTGCAATTAATGGTGAATCTGGTGAAGCTTGGGATGTATCTGAAGAGATTAATCTCAATCACATAAAAAGCCGCATTCAGCATCTAGAGTTAGAGCTCTCTACGGCTCTTCGTTCCTTGAGGTCTAAAAGAGAGAACATGACAGAAGAGGTGGGTAGCTTGGAATTTTATTCTTATCTTTAATTGGCTTTGTTCTTCCAGAGTTCCCTGGTGCATATGATATAGATTGGTGCGTATGTCATAACCTCAGGCAAGGAAAATGATATATCGTTGCTGCAGTCCTGCATTGCTGCGCTTGGCTCAATGGCAAAATAATCGAAATTAGGAGCTTGAACCACCCTTGAGTTTAGAATATTTGAGTTTAACTTTTATCATTAGATATAATTTATGGTACTACAGCAGATGTGCTAACCCGCAGTATTAATGGAAAAATCACATGTTCAACTCCCATAAATTAAATGGTAAGTCAATAATGAATGTTTTGGATTGCTGAAGAAATCAGTTATCTTTCCTTATCTGTGTCATTGTCTATTTGACATAACTATCGAATCTGGCATTTGGAAAGCTGCACACTTAAAAGTTTTTAGTTGCAGCTTCATCGTCTTTTATAGCTTTTATACTGTGGCGGGGTTCAAACCTACATTTGTGATTGAAATGTCCTACATCTGACAATGACAACCAAATTTCTCAACTGTTTAAGAGTTGACAAAGAACACCGACAGATGCTTTTGTGTTTTATGTACAAAACATCATATTACTCTTTTTCTTCTCCCTCTTTGGTCTTCACCAGGTAGATGGAATCTCTGTCAGTGATTTTCAGAAGCTTTCTGATGAACGAGAGTTCCAAGAGAATGAGTTTATGAGTACCCAGGAGCGGTTGCGTTCAATGCGAGCCAAGATGGCTATATTAGAAGGGAAAATGGCAATGGCAATAACGTATGCTATTTAATGCATTTGATGATGATGATCAGTGGATGACTATCTTTTTATAATTGAAAATTGACATTTTCTCACTACTCTCTTTAAGTGACGCACAAAAGATAGTTGAAAAGAAGCAGGAACAGATATATAGAGCCCATAAAGCCATACAACATCTGCGGGATACATGCATTGTGTGGCATAATTCTGCTTCAGAGGTCCTATTAACCGGATCTTTTGATGGATGGACAACTCAGGTCAGATCAGTTTTTTTAACCGTGGTATATCTCAGAACTCATGTTTCCTTGTAGATAAGACAAAATTTTGAGGTACAGTCAGTTGAACAGAATTATATTGTTAGTACCTATTAACTTCTTGAAAAATTTTGTTTCGACaaacaatcatataaacatgtgGTTCTGAGATTGTGATGCGAAAGCGACTCCACCTTTTAATAATGGATCAGAGTCTTCTTCTTTTGTTGTTGATTAAAGTAGTCAAATGGGCACCTTGATTGCAGCGGAAGATGGAGAAATCAGAGACAGGAATCTTTTCTGTGAGCTTAATGCTGTATCCAGGTAGATATGAGGTAGGTTTTCTAAAAACCTCAACTATGTGATATATTCAGCTTTACCATGATCATGAACTCTTTCCTCTAATATCCTGCTGCAGATTAAGTTCATAGTTGATGGTATATGGAAAGTCGACCCTTTACGCCCCATTGTCAACAGTAGTGGCTACCAGAATAACCTTCTTATTGTTACATGAGAGTGAAGAGAGCATATAACCCATAGGCGATGTTAACATTGAGACGCCTCAGGATCTCAAAAATCATTTGCTTCTTTTCCACtttttttgtatatattttttttattttttgctgCCAGATCTCTTTCTTAACTACGATATACATGGTAAAATTTGGGTATAATGTTGGAAAACAAAAAATGTTACGAGTTTTGTTGTAGGATAAAAAAAGTTGTATTTGAATATTCTATCATACAAGGTGAATACTTTTCATGCTACTCATATATAGAGAGCTAATTTGGAACAGCAATGTGAATTGTTTCAATACTTGTACAGAAGAAAGTTAGATTCTTGTAGTGAATTTGAATCACCATCTTTCATCAAAGGTGTTTTATGAAGGATTACTAAGAGCACAATGATGGTCTCCACCAAGCATGTATAGTTTTTCTTCTCCTGCAAAAAAGCATGAAATAGTCCAATTTGTTCATCCTAGAATCCAAATAGTTATTTCCTTCCAACAAGATCCATgataatgattaagaaaattcATGCTTGTTAACAATAAAGCATGATTCCATCCTAAAGCAACCTGGTGGAAAGACAGCCGTATCAGTACGGCGAGGAATGCTAACACATGATGTATTCCAATATCCTCTTCCACAAGTGTATAAACTTCCAGTAGCTAGATAACAAGCGTCAGCAACAAGAAGATATGAAATTCAATAAAGGGGAATGCTGAATTTATAAACTATATAAATATTGCAAAGAGAGGGCGAAACACAACTCATGATTTATGTGGTTTGGTCGTTAAAGTCTGCATCCATGACGAAAAGACAACCCAAAAGACTGAAACTCTATTAATCTTTTGCAGTTGAGATTAAAATGATCATATGTTCTTATGGATGAAAAATAGAGATTAAGCATGGTAAAAAAATCTTTGTAGCAATTAAATgatacacaaatattttatgattttaaaaatatcgAGTCTGATTGTAAAATACGTTCTCTGATTCGTAATGATAAAGATGTAGACAACCAATATGAAACCAAGAAAGAGGAAAATGTTGAAAACACACCTGATAATGCAGCACTACGAATCTATCATCTCCATTCGCACAAATACCAACAATTTCAACTTCTGGGAGACACAAGGTAGCCTGAGGGACACTAGTTGATTTGATTATGCCTGTGGATGTACCTAATTGTCTGCTCCTTCGCGATCCAAATCCGTAAACATTGTGTTCTACATCATCTACACAAAAATGATAAATGTAAGCTGGGTGACAAATTTGGTTCAATCCATATCCAGTTTATAATAAATGCTACATCAGAAATCAAAATGCAGTACGAAAACAAATCTTCCCAGAAAATTACCTTTGAGCGATGCTAGTGTATGGCGCATACCGCAAGCTACTTGCTCAACATGCTTAGAACTAAAATACACTACCTCCATAGGAGAGCGTTTTGATTAATAATCACCATGACCAAGCTGGCcaaccaaaccatctccataaGTGAAAACAGCGCCATTATCTGCACAGAAGCTGTCAATGTTCAGAAGCAGGTaaagaaaaagtaaaaagaTGTTTAGCCTAATAGAATGCAAATCTAAAGATGGAACcttgaaacatcagttgataTTATCAATATCAACGAGTAGGAGAAACAAAACCTGTAACAAATCTAAAGTTATTCCACCCAGCAGAAACACAAGTAACAACAAATCCTTCCAAAGCCTTCACTTCATTCGGCTGCAAACATTTGATCATCTCCCCATGGCCCAATTGGCCAGAAGTTCCCCGCCCCCATGTAAACACTCTTCAACCTGCAACCAGTAAAACAAAAAACCATCAAAAGTGGCAGAATTAAAAAGCAAGAACAAATCTTCTGcataattttcattcattagAGTTTCTACTCTACCGGGTGTGATGGAAATAACATGAGCGCCTCCGCAGGAAAGGGAAGCGAAGGGGCCAAAGGCAGAGAAGGAGTGGTTTGATTTGTTGCTcagcatgcaaaatattttctcatacgTCTGCTAAATAAATGTCTTTTGACTCAAAATGTTATATGTacaatgaaaattataaaaaaaattataattcttCCCCTCGAAATATCGCCAGCTGGACTGTAATCAATTTCtaattgaactatttttttcaattttcttccTACCCTTTTCTTCACAAGCAGCTCTCTAATGTAATTTCATGTATAAATATATCTTGCTTCTTTATAGGTTAGGTTCGTTGTTAGAAAGTaattggcaaaaatttgtgtgagacggtctcatgggtcgtattttgtgagacggatatcttatttgggtcatccattaaaaaatattactttttatactaagagtattactttttattatgcaTATCGGTatagttgacccgtctcagttataaagattcgtgagaccgtctcacaagagacttactcaaaGTAATTGACGGCCTCTTTAATAAATCTAGGAATATTTGGTTGGGAATATTGATTTGGTGTTCAAATGAAAGTTATAGAGTTTCGTTTTATTTCAAAATGACaccaaaatcatttaatttggTTAAGAATCAAAATATATTCACTCATTATTTCCGAAAACTATCATAGCATGAGATTTTGTGCGAGTTCACGCTTGCGCAGCGTGTTCTACTAAATTTAGGTAAAATTTGGTGGGTCATCTTCATAGAAATTCAAGCtgaattttgttaattttttgaaataaatacTATTTTATCCTTAAAATTcatcattatatttaaaattaaaatatatataattgttttttagggaaaaaaaaaacacttacTGCTTATTGGGCTTTTATATAAGTCAGGGTAAGCATAGCGTATGGGCTTCAGGCCCATATGATGGATACGAGCAAATGCATGTCTCTGTCCccctcttctttttttttaaagtaatttACCACTTTgagatattttaatttatagagCAAAAAGCAAATAAACTATCAAAAACCAGTGATCGTGATAAATTTCGAATATTGAAATACTAACTCTTTcgattttcatttaaaaaatttaatcattttcacATGACACATCtacaagaatatatatatatattttacgtCTAATAATGTATTTCAATTAAAATCTTTGAGATAAAATTGGTATAAAACGGGTCGGGTCTTCTAGGACATACATAAGATCCGATCCATTATAATTTTGAAAGACTCGAGATCCACCCTCATCCCatattgaataaaaaaaatcgaaCAAAGTCGCGAACACAATATGAACCAAATATCAAAAGTAACAATTTTATTGAATCCAATaattaacatcataaaatcatgtaCTGTTAAAATTgtaacttggacctaactcaaccccaaaaactagctcaaggggggaggattgtccaagaccatatatacaactcccatgTATTttaatatggtatcagagctcaagTACCATATTAATTGTACACTAACATGTGTAATCTGAAAAATCACAAAAGACTATCTTCACGAAATGAGAGAAAAAGTTACatcttatatgtatatatagaaACTTGAACGGATTGAGTATATGTTACATATTATAAAACTCGTTATCCAAAACATACacatcaaaatacaaaaattgTTCACAGTATGACCTATTCTAACTTAAAATTAATCAAACTCGGCTCAAATAAGTTGGATCGGATTGGATACACGTTCTATATTAAATGCCAATCACTGTTTGATTTGTTACTTTGAGATCATGTTCATGGTCCGCACGTGGACTTTAGGTTCCATAGAAATCGACTATACAATGTCTACCCCCACCCACAGATTAATCAGAAATTGATCGGATacattatattttatgaatattgaattaaattattctaaaatattttacttttattaattaaaaaaaatgtgtatTTTGACAGCGACACCTATCCCTACGTGTCCATGTTAGTAAATAGATATTTGTTAttagatattttatatatgtttcGAGGGGTCGACCGACACAATCCGTACAagatcaaaatttaattttttttaaacattcaCATGAGATATCATATCTAATTTTTTACAcctcaataaataaataaatatatatatatatatatatatatatatatatatatgattgagCAGGTATATCATTTCATCAATGGCAAAAAaatgtatgagacggtctcacggattgtattttgtgagacgaatctcttatttgggtcatccatgaaaaaatattattttttatgttaagagtattattttattgtgaatatatgtagagttgacccgtctcacagataaagattcgtgagaccgtctcacaagagacctactcttcgTCAAAAACTATaacatcttaaataaattcGTTCAATTTGGACTATGCTCTCGATAAAAATAATTGTTAGCATTGAGATACAGTGATTGTCTCTCAAACAATCGAGATGTGATGTTTAAATTGTTATTATATGatctaaaaaaaattgagtcactagaaacaataaattttttttttataaaatgattAGTCCGATTAATCTTAATTAATACCAATACGTGAATTCCTTATTATTTCTccataaaaataacacaaaaaacaaatgaaaataaGTGTCATATGTAATTCCAACAGACGGTCCAAAATGATTGGGCCCCCATCGAACGGCGTACACCGATTCAAATGTGGTCCCGTTTGATATTTCCTCGTTCTTGGCTTAAGCCCGTTtgtttgagatattttgttCGCCGACTCCGAGGCTGCAAACTTTAAAAAAagtgttatttttttattggcAAAAATATGTGTGAAATGAATCCACGGtcgtattttataaaaaaatctcttatttgagtcattcataaaaaaatattatttttatcctaagagtattactttttattgtgaatatcggtagggttgactcgtctcacatataaaaattcttgaaaccgtctcataagagacatacttttttttattatttcttttgTGATTTTGTAAAGgaaaatttgagatttttttttttagagttCGCAAACATTCTTTTAATTTATCTAATAattcatttcaaaattttattcattcaaGATACGATATGTGCTTAAGTGGATCCATTAAAAGTGGTGAAGATCACGGGGATccattcaaaaaaaattataaaatttggtAAGGTTGTATTTGgattatgaatttgatttgagtGGAAAATTTTGGTCGGTGAAATGATTTGAAGCATGAGTTCCATTTTCCAACAACGCTAAGtaaaagaaatttgaaatcataGATTTGATCGATCGAAATGCGTTCGAAGATTTCAAATTGAACCACTCACCCCTCTTTTCTCATTTGTTCCACTCAAGTTCCTAAACTTATTGCCACATTGACATACATacataattatttcatttcatccGACGTTTGACTGAAATTCAACTAAAAATTATAGTAAGAAatcattatattgttcatatatcACCATTAAAAAATCGGATTTGCTACGGCCAAAACTGTCCCTAAAACTGACCGGTTCCAATTTAACGACGGTTTTGGATAAgcaatagatattttaaaacctttgctatttttaatatgattttttataataatgataataataaaattttttaaataataataacaagaaTAATACAATATATGTTTTCTTGGGGGATGCACGCAAATATATGCTGTATCTAATAATAAAATTTCTCGGGGGATGCACGCATATCCCGATCAACATTGAAGGCAAACAGTGAGAGTTAGGCCCACTAGTTTCGTAATCTCCTTAAGCTACACGCCACGTTGTAGGCCCAAGAGTATTAAATGGGCCTACGTGGGCCCACAGCTTTCGGGGGCTTTGTTTGACCGAAACCTGCTTTAAGTGCACATGTGCTTGAATAACCAAGTAGCTCGCCACGTCACCTTACCGTGTGACCATTTGGAAAAAATCATTACGCATATTTTTTTGTTCCACCACGTTTATTATTCATCACCACCGTCCAATCCCCAATAATAATCTTATGTTCGAtttatcaacaaaaaaaaaaacatcacaTTTTCAATTTCTAGATCGGGGTGTTGAGATTTCATGTTGATTTTTTCGATATATATGTCAAATAATAATTGATTATACGATCGATCGATAtatatgaaaaatgaaaatctCATAACTATTCTAGAACTATCGCATCACTTTGAAAAATCGTCGAGGATAGGTAAAAACATTAAACACACCGGTGATTTCTAACAAAAAATGTAtttaagcaaaaacttgtgtgagacggtctcacgggtcgtattttgtgagacagatctcttatttgggtcatccatgaaaaaatattactttttatgctaagagtattactttttactgtgaatatcgacagggttgacccgtctcacagataaaaatttatgagacagtctcacaaagagacctactcatgtATGTAATGCCAACTTTACATTTTGTTTTGTCCAAAGAAATTTTACAACAAATTCTAATACAAATAACGTTGTTGTCTGCCAAGTTATAAATTGAGGCATAATAAGTGTAGCACATTCAAACATTTACAGCAAAACTACCCCAATTATGACTAATCAATGCATAGTCCTCTCCTGGC from the Primulina tabacum isolate GXHZ01 unplaced genomic scaffold, ASM2559414v2 Contig418, whole genome shotgun sequence genome contains:
- the LOC142534183 gene encoding protein PTST homolog 2, chloroplastic-like isoform X2 — encoded protein: MVLLISSHSRILISHNTFSRLNYSLTPFLISRRNPKNWPQICKLTAVPGAHSFGFVKARRDKNFGGYLDESWCCLCMQSEGDLELEAEIMEFMKKSEKPTMFPTRDELARAGRMDLVESIKKMGGWYTLGWDEENVEKDMDFDIGEFQRRVERIGESVSMGEQDNCSWSGNDKEDVFSSSSDSNSENLNSALLTSSSPSDTGIEGLLNRLEKQRSSNFGVDLEQFGYGTHATSKDEANNNYFGTSFDVARVDNGENGRHPTGLRHQGIYKPVDKMSSNSEPETWRNWSNQRAGFHYSEFEAAEISFEKDIVEHGRETYPDTLTAINGESGEAWDVSEEINLNHIKSRIQHLELELSTALRSLRSKRENMTEEVDGISVSDFQKLSDEREFQENEFMSTQERLRSMRAKMAILEGKMAMAITDAQKIVEKKQEQIYRAHKAIQHLRDTCIVWHNSASEVLLTGSFDGWTTQRKMEKSETGIFSVSLMLYPGRYEIKFIVDGIWKVDPLRPIVNSSGYQNNLLIVT
- the LOC142534183 gene encoding protein PTST homolog 2, chloroplastic-like isoform X1; amino-acid sequence: MVLLISSHSRILISHNTFSRLNYSLTPFLISRRNPKNWPQICKLTAVPGAHSFGFVKARRDKNFGGYLDESWCCLCMQSEGDLELEAEIMEFMKKSEKPTMFPTRDELARAGRMDLVESIKKMGGWYTLGWDEENVEKDMDFDIGEFQRRVERIGESVSMGEQDNCSWSGNDKEDVFSSSSDSNSENLNSALLTSSSPSGRSLEMNAAADTGIEGLLNRLEKQRSSNFGVDLEQFGYGTHATSKDEANNNYFGTSFDVARVDNGENGRHPTGLRHQGIYKPVDKMSSNSEPETWRNWSNQRAGFHYSEFEAAEISFEKDIVEHGRETYPDTLTAINGESGEAWDVSEEINLNHIKSRIQHLELELSTALRSLRSKRENMTEEVDGISVSDFQKLSDEREFQENEFMSTQERLRSMRAKMAILEGKMAMAITDAQKIVEKKQEQIYRAHKAIQHLRDTCIVWHNSASEVLLTGSFDGWTTQRKMEKSETGIFSVSLMLYPGRYEIKFIVDGIWKVDPLRPIVNSSGYQNNLLIVT
- the LOC142534183 gene encoding protein PTST homolog 2, chloroplastic-like isoform X3; its protein translation is MVLLISSHSRILISHNTFSRLNYSLTPFLISRRNPKNWPQICKLTAVPGAHSFGFVKARRDKNFGGYLDESWCCLCMQSEGDLELEAEIMEFMKKSEKPTMFPTRDELARAGRMDLVESIKKMGGWYTLGWDEENVEKDMDFDIGEFQRRVERIGESVSMGEQDNCSWSGNDKEDVFSSSSDSNSENLNSALLTSSSPSGRSLEMNAAADTGIEGLLNRLEKQRSSNFGVDLEQFGYGTHATSKDEANNNYFGTSFDVARVDNGENGRHPTGLRHQGIYKPVDKMSSNSEPETWRNWSNQRAGFHYSEFEAAEISFEKDIVEHGRETYPDTLTAINGESGEAWDVSEEINLNHIKSRIQHLELELSTALRSLRSKRENMTEEVDGISVSDFQKLSDEREFQENEFMSTQERLRSMRAKMAILEGKMAMAITDAQKIVEKKQEQIYRAHKAIQHLRDTCIVWHNSASEVLLTGSFDGWTTQSNGHLDCSGRWRNQRQESFL